The following proteins come from a genomic window of Fibrobacterota bacterium:
- a CDS encoding peroxiredoxin, giving the protein MRAKFSAPSIALAFALALAFLPHSAHAAKDSIAVGQPAPDFTLPDQDGKPVGPKDFSGHWLVLYFYPKDFTGGCTLEAHNFQRDSAKYAEDDAAILGVSLDTPGSHKDFCAKEGLRFKLLADSGGTVSARYGSLNNYLGKKLSARNTFIIDSQGKVARVFLGVKPATHSEEVLAALAELRKPK; this is encoded by the coding sequence ATGCGCGCCAAGTTCTCCGCACCCTCGATCGCCCTGGCTTTCGCCCTCGCCCTGGCTTTCCTACCGCATTCAGCCCATGCCGCCAAGGATTCCATCGCGGTAGGTCAGCCCGCTCCGGACTTCACCTTGCCCGATCAAGATGGCAAGCCGGTGGGTCCCAAGGACTTCTCCGGCCATTGGCTGGTCCTTTATTTTTACCCGAAGGATTTCACGGGCGGATGCACCCTCGAAGCGCATAACTTCCAACGGGATAGCGCCAAGTACGCCGAGGACGATGCGGCCATCCTCGGGGTCAGCTTGGATACGCCCGGTTCGCATAAGGATTTCTGCGCCAAGGAAGGCTTGCGTTTCAAGCTTTTGGCCGATAGCGGCGGCACGGTTTCGGCCCGCTACGGATCGCTCAACAATTACTTGGGTAAGAAGCTTTCGGCGCGGAACACTTTCATCATCGATTCCCAGGGGAAGGTCGCGCGCGTATTCTTGGGCGTAAAGCCCGCGACCCACAGCGAAGAAGTCTTGGCGGCCCTAGCCGAGCTCCGCAAGCCGAAATGA